The sequence TCCGGTCCCAAAGTTTGTGATCATTAAGTCGGTGGTCTTTCTAACTTACTGGCAGGTACATTTTGGCTTCAACTCTTGGCTTTTTGCTAATTGCTATCTTCCACATATAATGTTTTTTAGGCATGCGGGTTTGGTTAGTTTGGGTTATTCGgttcggttagttcggttcaaCATAAATCTTACCAAATTAATCCGAAATAAAGTTCTGTTTTTTattcggttagttcggtttaTGAAAATCCTACCAAAGGTTTTGATTTCACttagattttggtttaattttgttaaaattttggataaatttgGTTAATTTCGATTAAATTTGGTTAATTTGGTTATTTCAGTTAGTTCGGTTCAGATTTTGGTACGGTATaggtataatttttttaaagaaaaaaaatcaaagtaacTATTGCGAACcaaaaaccaatttttttcaaaaaatctaCCAAATCGAACTGAACTTCTAACCGAACCAACCAAAATTCAgcgggttcggtttggttcaaaATCTCAggcctaatttttttttgctaattttgtTCCCTGACCCTCTTCTTTGTACAGGGTGTTCTAGTCTTTCTTGCTGCAAAATCTGGATTCATAAAGACTGCAGAGGAAGCAGCTCATTttcaaaacttcataatatgtgTGGAGATGCTCATTGCTGCAGCATGCCATTTCTATGCTTTCCCATACAAGGAGTATGCGGGTGCCAACGTTGGTGGCTCTCGCAGCTTCTCAGGGAGCCTAACACATGCTGTAAAACTAAATGACTTTTACCATGACACTGTTCACCAGGTAACTAACTAACTCATGTTGTTTTGTGATTTAAATAATTTGCTTTCCTGATGATTGGTTATTATTACAGTTTGCTCCTACTTATCATGACTACGTACTCTATAATCACAACGAGGGTGGTGAAGAGGGGACAAAGAAGTACCGGTCGAGAACCTTTGTGCCAACTGGCCAAGAGATGGATGCAATGAGAAAGAACAAACCAGTGTTTGCAAACAAGATAGATGGTGTTTCGGTTTCAAGTAGTCTATCTTCAAATGCAAGCTCGCCGAAAAGCTCCAGCGTGACATCTGATCCTGTGCGCTCTGAAGCTGTGAAGTCTTCTTTGCTCGTTGACGCCTCGGATTCTCTTGATACAATGTATGATATGACGCTCATTGACATTGATATATCTAGTTTCCCAAGCAATGTCCCCTCAGCTAATGAAAGTGGGCCTAGATAGgagcagaagaagaaaagatGTAGAAAGCACCGTTTAAAGGTACAAAAAACGTGCTCCTATGAGTTGGATTCGGATGAATCTTCTCAGGTGTGTTCTTAGTTGGAAGATGTTAGTAGAAGACTTGAGGATAAATGAAAAGAGCTTCTAAACCAGTTTGCATTTACTATTTGTAGCTTTATATGATGAGTCTTCTACTTGCATTCTCTCTTGCAGCATGTTTCATGTTTCTTGTGAATTGCTTAAGCAGCCAGAAACGTTATTCATATACGTGTAACTAGTTGAGTTGCAGAATCTTTGGAAGTTTACATTTTGTGTGTTCCATGGCGTTTGAGAGCATTGTAAGGCCTTGAAACTGTTTCAATGGCTAAGGTTAACCAACCACTTATCAtaatttgaattaataaaaagttcaaacaaattcttttgataaattttcttttagcactaatattttaaaaatcatagatCTATTGGGACTGATGTCTTTTGCATTTATCCTCTCTTCTATTCATGTTGCCAAATGATTACACAGCTAGCCACTCAGTGGCTTCTCTTCATTTAGATATATAACTTCTTAAACAATCATTGCACATGGCTCTCAGTTTTCCTATAAACTATAAcatcaattatttattattttctctcTATGTGACAACCATAGCCACATAGGTCATGTACATGGCAGGTGCAGTCTCTCTCTGACTCATGTGGTTAAACAAGAACTTCAAAACTTTCATAAGACTTGGGGATTTGTGGTTTTTAATAAACACAAAGCAGGAATATAGCCATGTGGTTTCAGAATCTTTCCCTCACTCTCTTATCATTTTAATGGAGCCCCTTTCTCTCATCAATCATCATccaattgttttttgtttgtattaCTCAGCTGTATCTCATTGCTTTCATTACTCATTTAAGTACTTCCTTACTCTCAGTCACAATCTTTGAAAATATTTCCTTCTCTCTGTTTTGTACATCTTCAAAACAACAACAGTAAGCTCAAGATGCTACAGATTATTGGTAAGACCCGGTCAAGATCAGCATGCCGCTACCAGAAGCTAAGTCATCATTACGAGAAGGCTACCACAAGAGCTATACGACATCACGAGGGGAAGAAAATAGAGGGTAGGTCAAAAGGGTTTAGACTAAACCGACCAAGGAAGCTGGTTCTTAAGGCACTTGTTTTGCCAAGAAGGTTCTTGAGCATTTACTCACGTATAACAGATAAAATGAACAGAGAAGGTTTCTATTTCAATCTTATTATCTCTTCTCACTGGGGCTTCCCTATATTGTTAGAGAATAAGCTGAGGTTTTGACGTTTGTGACTTTTGTATAGACCCAAAAAGAGATCAAAAAGAGAGGAATGATGAAACTGTACCCAAAGGCTACTTATAATGTTAAACCAAATGCTTATGATGGTTCGGTCTGTCTTATTTTTTCCATGGTTCAGACTTGACATCAAGTAACTAGCGAGTCCTCTCTACTTTCTTGAGTTG comes from Brassica rapa cultivar Chiifu-401-42 chromosome A02, CAAS_Brap_v3.01, whole genome shotgun sequence and encodes:
- the LOC103854714 gene encoding transmembrane protein 184A produces the protein MADSIPFYLNIVAFLCTVGAIALAIFHIYRHLLNYTEPTYQRYIVRIVFMVPVYAFMSFLSLVLPRSSIYFDSIREVYEAWVIYNFLSLCLAWVGGPGAVVLSLSGRSLQPSWCLMTCCFPPLTLDGRFIRRCKQGCLQFVILKPILVAVTLVLYAKGKYKDGNFNPDQAYLYLTIIYTISYTVALYALVLFYMACRDLLQPFNPVPKFVIIKSVVFLTYWQGVLVFLAAKSGFIKTAEEAAHFQNFIICVEMLIAAACHFYAFPYKEYAGANVGGSRSFSGSLTHAVKLNDFYHDTVHQFAPTYHDYVLYNHNEGGEEGTKKYRSRTFVPTGQEMDAMRKNKPVFANKIDGVSVSSSLSSNASSPKSSSVTSDPVRSEAVKSSLLVDASDSLDTMYDMTLIDIDISSFPSNVPSANESGPR
- the LOC103854717 gene encoding uncharacterized protein LOC103854717, with translation MLQIIGKTRSRSACRYQKLSHHYEKATTRAIRHHEGKKIEGRSKGFRLNRPRKLVLKALVLPRRFLSIYSRITDKMNREGFYFNLIISSHWGFPILLENKLRF